Within Limnohabitans sp. 2KL-27, the genomic segment TTGATGGTTGGTCCAGTTCAAGGCGCCCATACAGCGGGTAATCTCTCTTGACCTTGCCCTTGGATTTGTTAATTTGAAGTGCTTGTGAGAAGACCCCCATGTACCTGAACACCCAACAATCCAAAATGCTGGCAGATCTGTGCGCGGTCATGGCCTCGGATGTCACGAAAGCGCAATTGCTCCAGTCCTTGGCGCAACCCTTGGCGCAGTTCATGCAGGCCGATCATCTGGTCTCGCGCCAATGGAATGCCCAGACCAATCGCTACGCCATCTGCGCGTCTTACAACGTCAAGCCATCGAGAATCCGAGCGTATGAAGCGCATTTCCAGTTTTGCGACCCCATCACACCGCGCCTTCGGGCCATGCGTACACCCGCGCGGGTCAGCGATGTGTGTTCTGCGCAAGAACTGGAGGGCTCCGAGTTTTACAACGACCACCTGCGCCAGGACGGCATTCACTGGGGAGTGAACCTCTACGCCTACCGTGGTGATACGTGTCTGGGCGATCTCGTCATTTATCGGGCCAGGGGACGAAAAGACTTCAGCCCCCAGGACATGGCTTGCCTGAACATCCTGGCG encodes:
- a CDS encoding helix-turn-helix transcriptional regulator, which gives rise to MYLNTQQSKMLADLCAVMASDVTKAQLLQSLAQPLAQFMQADHLVSRQWNAQTNRYAICASYNVKPSRIRAYEAHFQFCDPITPRLRAMRTPARVSDVCSAQELEGSEFYNDHLRQDGIHWGVNLYAYRGDTCLGDLVIYRARGRKDFSPQDMACLNILAPVFTAALSRLEAVDSTKPAWMGHEEAELRSLLSGPCQLSQREADVVLLCLNGCSDKDIARELQIGFTTVRYHLGHAFEKLGVQGRNKLPARIGQLLHQA